A part of Muntiacus reevesi chromosome 12, mMunRee1.1, whole genome shotgun sequence genomic DNA contains:
- the SHARPIN gene encoding sharpin isoform X3, with translation MAPPAGGSAAGSDSGSAAVLLAVHAAVRPLGAGLDVEAQLRKLQLSADPERPGRFRLEMLGAGPGAVSLEWPLESVSYTVRGPCQHELQPPPGGPGTLNLHFANPQEAQRWAALVRDATMEGQNGSDSLPPALGPETHPVSPPSTLEVPTPKAPQPKVDLPWSPGDLMEKEELAGRLTQAVEGGDEKGAAQAAAILAQHRVALRVQLQEACFPPGPIRLQVTVEDAASSAHVSLQVHPHCTIRALQEQVFSEFGFPPAVQRWVIGRCLCVPEHSLAFYGVRRDGDPAFLYLLSAPREAPGHSPQRPQKVDGELGRLFSQSLGLPPTPQPANSSLPSPLQVTRREDGPSLPGPRSLDPLLNLSGNLC, from the exons ATGGCGCCGCCGGCGGGCGGCTCGGCCGCGGGCTCGGACTCCGGCTCCGCCGCAGTGCTGCTGGCCGTGCATGCCGCGGTAAGGCCGCTGGGCGCCGGCCTGGACGTGGAGGCCCAGCTGCGGAAGCTGCAACTGAGTGCGGACCCCGAGCGACCAGGGCGCTTCCGGCTGGAGATGCTGGGCGCGGGCCCCGGGGCG GTCAGTCTGGAGTGGCCCTTGGAGTCAGTCTCCTACACAGTCCGAGGCCCCTGCCAGCATGAGCTGCAGCCTCCACCGGGAGGGCCTGGGACTCTCAACCTGCACTTCGCCAACCCTCAGGAAGCTCAGCGGTGGGCAGCCCTAGTCCGAGATGCTACCATGGAAGGACAGAATG GCAGTGACAGCTTGCCCCCAGCCCTAGGCCCAGAAACGCACCCTGTCTCCCCGCCCAGTACCCTTGAAGTGCCCACACCCAAGGCCCCCCAACCCAAGGTGGATCTTCCTTGGAGCCCTGGAGACTTGATGGAGAAAG AAGAGCTGGCAGGGCGCCTGACCCAGGCTGTAGAGGGTGGGGATGAGAAGGGAGCAGCCCAAGCAGCAGCCATCCTGGCACAGCATCGTGTGGCCCTCAGGGTCCAGCTCCAAGAGGCCTGCTTTCCTCCTGGCCCCATCAG GCTCCAGGTCACAGTTGAAGACGCTGCATCCTCTGCCCATGTCTCACTGCAGGTTCACCCCCACTGCACCATCAGGGCCCTCCAGGAGCAG GTGTTCTCAGAGTTCGGCTTCCCACCAGCCGTGCAGCGCTGGGTCATCGGGAGGTGCCTGTGTGTCCCTGAACACAGCCTTGCTTTCTATGGGGTCCGGCGGGACGGAGACCCTGCTTTCCTCTACCTGCTCTCAGCTCCCCGAGAAGCCCCAG GACACAGTCCTCAACGCCCCCAGAAGGTGGATGGGGAACTAGGCCGCCTGTTCTCGCAGTCATTGgggctgcccccaacccctcagcCAGCCAACTCTAGCCTGCCTAGCCCCCTTCAG GTCACACGGAGAGAGGATGGCCCTTCCCTTCCAGGCCCAAGGTCCCTGGACCCCCTCCTGAACCTCTCAGGAAACCTCTGCTGA
- the SHARPIN gene encoding sharpin isoform X1, which translates to MAPPAGGSAAGSDSGSAAVLLAVHAAVRPLGAGLDVEAQLRKLQLSADPERPGRFRLEMLGAGPGAVSLEWPLESVSYTVRGPCQHELQPPPGGPGTLNLHFANPQEAQRWAALVRDATMEGQNGSDSLPPALGPETHPVSPPSTLEVPTPKAPQPKVDLPWSPGDLMEKEELAGRLTQAVEGGDEKGAAQAAAILAQHRVALRVQLQEACFPPGPIRLQVTVEDAASSAHVSLQVHPHCTIRALQEQVFSEFGFPPAVQRWVIGRCLCVPEHSLAFYGVRRDGDPAFLYLLSAPREAPGHSPQRPQKVDGELGRLFSQSLGLPPTPQPANSSLPSPLQPGWPCPSCTFINAPGRPGCEMCSTQRPCAWDPLPTASTQQLPKVTRREDGPSLPGPRSLDPLLNLSGNLC; encoded by the exons ATGGCGCCGCCGGCGGGCGGCTCGGCCGCGGGCTCGGACTCCGGCTCCGCCGCAGTGCTGCTGGCCGTGCATGCCGCGGTAAGGCCGCTGGGCGCCGGCCTGGACGTGGAGGCCCAGCTGCGGAAGCTGCAACTGAGTGCGGACCCCGAGCGACCAGGGCGCTTCCGGCTGGAGATGCTGGGCGCGGGCCCCGGGGCG GTCAGTCTGGAGTGGCCCTTGGAGTCAGTCTCCTACACAGTCCGAGGCCCCTGCCAGCATGAGCTGCAGCCTCCACCGGGAGGGCCTGGGACTCTCAACCTGCACTTCGCCAACCCTCAGGAAGCTCAGCGGTGGGCAGCCCTAGTCCGAGATGCTACCATGGAAGGACAGAATG GCAGTGACAGCTTGCCCCCAGCCCTAGGCCCAGAAACGCACCCTGTCTCCCCGCCCAGTACCCTTGAAGTGCCCACACCCAAGGCCCCCCAACCCAAGGTGGATCTTCCTTGGAGCCCTGGAGACTTGATGGAGAAAG AAGAGCTGGCAGGGCGCCTGACCCAGGCTGTAGAGGGTGGGGATGAGAAGGGAGCAGCCCAAGCAGCAGCCATCCTGGCACAGCATCGTGTGGCCCTCAGGGTCCAGCTCCAAGAGGCCTGCTTTCCTCCTGGCCCCATCAG GCTCCAGGTCACAGTTGAAGACGCTGCATCCTCTGCCCATGTCTCACTGCAGGTTCACCCCCACTGCACCATCAGGGCCCTCCAGGAGCAG GTGTTCTCAGAGTTCGGCTTCCCACCAGCCGTGCAGCGCTGGGTCATCGGGAGGTGCCTGTGTGTCCCTGAACACAGCCTTGCTTTCTATGGGGTCCGGCGGGACGGAGACCCTGCTTTCCTCTACCTGCTCTCAGCTCCCCGAGAAGCCCCAG GACACAGTCCTCAACGCCCCCAGAAGGTGGATGGGGAACTAGGCCGCCTGTTCTCGCAGTCATTGgggctgcccccaacccctcagcCAGCCAACTCTAGCCTGCCTAGCCCCCTTCAG CCCGGCTGGCCCTGCCCTTCGTGCACCTTCATCAACGCCCCAGGCCGCCCCGGCTGTGAGATGTGCAGCACCCAGAGGCCCTGTGCTTGGGACCCCCTTCCCACAGCCTCCACCCAGCAGCTCCCAAAG GTCACACGGAGAGAGGATGGCCCTTCCCTTCCAGGCCCAAGGTCCCTGGACCCCCTCCTGAACCTCTCAGGAAACCTCTGCTGA
- the MAF1 gene encoding repressor of RNA polymerase III transcription MAF1 homolog isoform X2 → MKLLENSSFEAINSQLTVETGDAHIIGRIESYSCKMAGDDKHMFKQFCQEGQPHVLEALSPPQTSGLSPSRLSKSQGGEDEGPLSDKCSRKTLFYLIATLNESFRPDYDFSTARSHEFSREPSLSWVVNAVNCSLFSAVREDFKALKPQLWNAVDEEICLAECDIYSYNPDLDSDPFGEDGSLWSFNYFFYNKRLKRIVFFSCRSIRVPVICM, encoded by the exons ATGAAGCTGTTGGAGAACTCCAGCTTCGAGGCCATCAACTCGCAGCTGACCGTGGAGACAGGAGATGCACATATCATTGGCAG GATTGAGAGCTACTCGTGTAAGATGGCAGGTGACGACAAGCACATGTTCAAGCAGTTCTGCCAGGAGGGCCAGCCACATGTGCTGGAGGCActgtccccaccccagacctCGGGCCTCAGCCCCAGCAG ACTGAGTAAGAGCCAAGGTGGCGAGGATGAGGGCCCCCTCAGCGACAAGTGCAGCCGCAAGACCCTCTTCTACCTGATTGCCACACTCAATGAGTCCTTCCGGCCGGACTACGACTTCAGCACAGCCCGCAGCCATGAGTTCAGCCGGGAGCCCAGCCTTAGCTGG GTGGTGAACGCAGTCAACTGCAGCCTGTTCTCGGCCGTTCGGGAGGACTTCAAGGCCCTGAAGCCGCAACTGTGGAACGCGGTGGATGAGGAGATCTGCCTGGCTGAATGTGACATCTACAG CTACAACCCAGACTTGGACTCGGACCCTTTCGGGGAAGATGGCAGCCTCTGGTCCTTCAACTACTTCTTCTACAACAAGCGGCTAAAACGGATTGTTTTCTTCAGCTGCCGCTCTATCAG GGTCCCGGTGATCTGTATGTGA
- the SHARPIN gene encoding sharpin isoform X2, giving the protein MAPPAGGSAAGSDSGSAAVLLAVHAAVRPLGAGLDVEAQLRKLQLSADPERPGRFRLEMLGAGPGAVSLEWPLESVSYTVRGPCQHELQPPPGGPGTLNLHFANPQEAQRWAALVRDATMEGQNGSDSLPPALGPETHPVSPPSTLEVPTPKAPQPKVDLPWSPGDLMEKELAGRLTQAVEGGDEKGAAQAAAILAQHRVALRVQLQEACFPPGPIRLQVTVEDAASSAHVSLQVHPHCTIRALQEQVFSEFGFPPAVQRWVIGRCLCVPEHSLAFYGVRRDGDPAFLYLLSAPREAPGHSPQRPQKVDGELGRLFSQSLGLPPTPQPANSSLPSPLQPGWPCPSCTFINAPGRPGCEMCSTQRPCAWDPLPTASTQQLPKVTRREDGPSLPGPRSLDPLLNLSGNLC; this is encoded by the exons ATGGCGCCGCCGGCGGGCGGCTCGGCCGCGGGCTCGGACTCCGGCTCCGCCGCAGTGCTGCTGGCCGTGCATGCCGCGGTAAGGCCGCTGGGCGCCGGCCTGGACGTGGAGGCCCAGCTGCGGAAGCTGCAACTGAGTGCGGACCCCGAGCGACCAGGGCGCTTCCGGCTGGAGATGCTGGGCGCGGGCCCCGGGGCG GTCAGTCTGGAGTGGCCCTTGGAGTCAGTCTCCTACACAGTCCGAGGCCCCTGCCAGCATGAGCTGCAGCCTCCACCGGGAGGGCCTGGGACTCTCAACCTGCACTTCGCCAACCCTCAGGAAGCTCAGCGGTGGGCAGCCCTAGTCCGAGATGCTACCATGGAAGGACAGAATG GCAGTGACAGCTTGCCCCCAGCCCTAGGCCCAGAAACGCACCCTGTCTCCCCGCCCAGTACCCTTGAAGTGCCCACACCCAAGGCCCCCCAACCCAAGGTGGATCTTCCTTGGAGCCCTGGAGACTTGATGGAGAAAG AGCTGGCAGGGCGCCTGACCCAGGCTGTAGAGGGTGGGGATGAGAAGGGAGCAGCCCAAGCAGCAGCCATCCTGGCACAGCATCGTGTGGCCCTCAGGGTCCAGCTCCAAGAGGCCTGCTTTCCTCCTGGCCCCATCAG GCTCCAGGTCACAGTTGAAGACGCTGCATCCTCTGCCCATGTCTCACTGCAGGTTCACCCCCACTGCACCATCAGGGCCCTCCAGGAGCAG GTGTTCTCAGAGTTCGGCTTCCCACCAGCCGTGCAGCGCTGGGTCATCGGGAGGTGCCTGTGTGTCCCTGAACACAGCCTTGCTTTCTATGGGGTCCGGCGGGACGGAGACCCTGCTTTCCTCTACCTGCTCTCAGCTCCCCGAGAAGCCCCAG GACACAGTCCTCAACGCCCCCAGAAGGTGGATGGGGAACTAGGCCGCCTGTTCTCGCAGTCATTGgggctgcccccaacccctcagcCAGCCAACTCTAGCCTGCCTAGCCCCCTTCAG CCCGGCTGGCCCTGCCCTTCGTGCACCTTCATCAACGCCCCAGGCCGCCCCGGCTGTGAGATGTGCAGCACCCAGAGGCCCTGTGCTTGGGACCCCCTTCCCACAGCCTCCACCCAGCAGCTCCCAAAG GTCACACGGAGAGAGGATGGCCCTTCCCTTCCAGGCCCAAGGTCCCTGGACCCCCTCCTGAACCTCTCAGGAAACCTCTGCTGA
- the MAF1 gene encoding repressor of RNA polymerase III transcription MAF1 homolog isoform X1 codes for MKLLENSSFEAINSQLTVETGDAHIIGRIESYSCKMAGDDKHMFKQFCQEGQPHVLEALSPPQTSGLSPSRLSKSQGGEDEGPLSDKCSRKTLFYLIATLNESFRPDYDFSTARSHEFSREPSLSWVVNAVNCSLFSAVREDFKALKPQLWNAVDEEICLAECDIYSYNPDLDSDPFGEDGSLWSFNYFFYNKRLKRIVFFSCRSISGSTYTPSEAGNELDMELGEEEEEEEESGGGGSEGGPEETGAVEEDRVPVICM; via the exons ATGAAGCTGTTGGAGAACTCCAGCTTCGAGGCCATCAACTCGCAGCTGACCGTGGAGACAGGAGATGCACATATCATTGGCAG GATTGAGAGCTACTCGTGTAAGATGGCAGGTGACGACAAGCACATGTTCAAGCAGTTCTGCCAGGAGGGCCAGCCACATGTGCTGGAGGCActgtccccaccccagacctCGGGCCTCAGCCCCAGCAG ACTGAGTAAGAGCCAAGGTGGCGAGGATGAGGGCCCCCTCAGCGACAAGTGCAGCCGCAAGACCCTCTTCTACCTGATTGCCACACTCAATGAGTCCTTCCGGCCGGACTACGACTTCAGCACAGCCCGCAGCCATGAGTTCAGCCGGGAGCCCAGCCTTAGCTGG GTGGTGAACGCAGTCAACTGCAGCCTGTTCTCGGCCGTTCGGGAGGACTTCAAGGCCCTGAAGCCGCAACTGTGGAACGCGGTGGATGAGGAGATCTGCCTGGCTGAATGTGACATCTACAG CTACAACCCAGACTTGGACTCGGACCCTTTCGGGGAAGATGGCAGCCTCTGGTCCTTCAACTACTTCTTCTACAACAAGCGGCTAAAACGGATTGTTTTCTTCAGCTGCCGCTCTATCAG TGGATCCACCTACACTCCCTCGGAAGCAGGCAACGAGCTGGACATGGAGCtcggggaggaagaagaggaggaggaagagagtggAGGTGGAGGCAGCGAGGGTGGGCCCGAGGAGACAGGCGCTGTGGAGGAGGACAG GGTCCCGGTGATCTGTATGTGA
- the SHARPIN gene encoding sharpin isoform X4: protein MAPPAGGSAAGSDSGSAAVLLAVHAAVRPLGAGLDVEAQLRKLQLSADPERPGRFRLEMLGAGPGAVSLEWPLESVSYTVRGPCQHELQPPPGGPGTLNLHFANPQEAQRWAALVRDATMEGQNGSDSLPPALGPETHPVSPPSTLEVPTPKAPQPKVDLPWSPGDLMEKEELAGRLTQAVEGGDEKGAAQAAAILAQHRVALRVQLQEACFPPGPIRLQVTVEDAASSAHVSLQVHPHCTIRALQEQVFSEFGFPPAVQRWVIGRCLCVPEHSLAFYGVRRDGDPAFLYLLSAPREAPGHTERGWPFPSRPKVPGPPPEPLRKPLLIAHWGH, encoded by the exons ATGGCGCCGCCGGCGGGCGGCTCGGCCGCGGGCTCGGACTCCGGCTCCGCCGCAGTGCTGCTGGCCGTGCATGCCGCGGTAAGGCCGCTGGGCGCCGGCCTGGACGTGGAGGCCCAGCTGCGGAAGCTGCAACTGAGTGCGGACCCCGAGCGACCAGGGCGCTTCCGGCTGGAGATGCTGGGCGCGGGCCCCGGGGCG GTCAGTCTGGAGTGGCCCTTGGAGTCAGTCTCCTACACAGTCCGAGGCCCCTGCCAGCATGAGCTGCAGCCTCCACCGGGAGGGCCTGGGACTCTCAACCTGCACTTCGCCAACCCTCAGGAAGCTCAGCGGTGGGCAGCCCTAGTCCGAGATGCTACCATGGAAGGACAGAATG GCAGTGACAGCTTGCCCCCAGCCCTAGGCCCAGAAACGCACCCTGTCTCCCCGCCCAGTACCCTTGAAGTGCCCACACCCAAGGCCCCCCAACCCAAGGTGGATCTTCCTTGGAGCCCTGGAGACTTGATGGAGAAAG AAGAGCTGGCAGGGCGCCTGACCCAGGCTGTAGAGGGTGGGGATGAGAAGGGAGCAGCCCAAGCAGCAGCCATCCTGGCACAGCATCGTGTGGCCCTCAGGGTCCAGCTCCAAGAGGCCTGCTTTCCTCCTGGCCCCATCAG GCTCCAGGTCACAGTTGAAGACGCTGCATCCTCTGCCCATGTCTCACTGCAGGTTCACCCCCACTGCACCATCAGGGCCCTCCAGGAGCAG GTGTTCTCAGAGTTCGGCTTCCCACCAGCCGTGCAGCGCTGGGTCATCGGGAGGTGCCTGTGTGTCCCTGAACACAGCCTTGCTTTCTATGGGGTCCGGCGGGACGGAGACCCTGCTTTCCTCTACCTGCTCTCAGCTCCCCGAGAAGCCCCAG GTCACACGGAGAGAGGATGGCCCTTCCCTTCCAGGCCCAAGGTCCCTGGACCCCCTCCTGAACCTCTCAGGAAACCTCTGCTGATTGCTCACTGGGGTCATTAA